From the genome of Bacteroides sp. MSB163, one region includes:
- a CDS encoding Na/Pi cotransporter family protein: protein MEYSFYDFLKLLGSLALFLYGMKIMSEGLQKFAGDRLRKILTAMTTNRVTGVLTGVLITALIQSSSATTVMVVSFVNAGLLTLSQSIGVIMGANIGTTVTAWIISALGFKVDIAAFALPLLAFGIPLLFSQKSHRKSIGEFIFGFSFLFMGLSMLQSNAPDLKANPEMLAFVQSYTDMGYISILLFVFIGTILTMIVQASAATMAITLIMCANGWISFELGAALVLGENIGTTITANLAALTGNTQARRAALAHLVFNVFGVIWVLCLFTPFTSAVSWFVENVMGTKDPAVAVSFKLSAFHTCFNICNVLLLIWFVKLIERTVCAIIPQKEADEEYRLRFISGGMLSTAELSILQARKEIHLFAERTHRMFNMVQDLLHTDKDDDYNKLFSRIEKYENISDNMELEIANYLNQVSDGRLSSESKLQIRAMLREVTEIESIGDSCYNLARTINRKRQTNQDFTEKQYDHIHFMMKLTDDALAQMIVVVERSDHQSIDVNKSFNIENEINNYRNQLKNQNILDVNNKEYDYQMGVYYMDIIAECEKLGDYVVNVVEASSDVKEKKAS from the coding sequence ATGGAATATTCTTTTTATGATTTTTTAAAGCTGCTTGGCTCACTGGCATTATTCCTGTACGGAATGAAGATAATGAGTGAAGGACTTCAAAAGTTTGCCGGTGACAGGCTCCGGAAAATTCTAACGGCAATGACTACCAACCGGGTAACCGGAGTACTGACGGGTGTGCTGATCACGGCACTGATTCAATCCTCTTCCGCAACTACCGTTATGGTAGTGAGTTTTGTAAATGCCGGACTGCTGACCTTATCCCAATCCATAGGCGTAATAATGGGAGCCAATATCGGTACTACCGTTACAGCATGGATCATTTCGGCATTAGGCTTCAAAGTCGATATAGCCGCTTTCGCACTTCCTCTTCTTGCCTTTGGTATTCCTCTTCTCTTCTCTCAAAAAAGTCATCGTAAGTCTATCGGTGAATTTATTTTCGGTTTCTCTTTCCTCTTTATGGGACTTTCCATGCTGCAATCCAATGCGCCGGATTTGAAAGCAAATCCGGAAATGTTGGCCTTTGTGCAAAGCTATACCGATATGGGATATATTTCTATTCTGTTGTTTGTGTTTATCGGTACTATTTTGACTATGATTGTGCAGGCGTCGGCGGCAACGATGGCAATTACGCTTATCATGTGTGCTAACGGATGGATTAGCTTTGAATTGGGGGCTGCATTGGTATTGGGAGAGAATATTGGTACCACCATTACTGCCAATCTTGCCGCATTGACCGGTAATACGCAGGCGAGGAGGGCTGCATTGGCTCATTTGGTGTTCAATGTCTTCGGCGTTATCTGGGTACTTTGCCTTTTCACTCCGTTTACGAGTGCCGTATCTTGGTTTGTGGAAAACGTGATGGGAACGAAAGACCCTGCCGTAGCTGTTTCATTTAAGTTATCAGCATTCCATACTTGCTTTAATATCTGTAATGTGTTGTTGCTGATCTGGTTCGTGAAACTGATAGAGCGTACGGTTTGTGCCATTATTCCGCAGAAGGAAGCTGACGAGGAATATCGTCTCCGCTTCATTTCCGGTGGTATGCTTTCTACAGCGGAACTTTCCATTTTGCAGGCACGCAAGGAAATTCATCTGTTTGCGGAACGTACTCACCGTATGTTCAATATGGTGCAGGACTTGTTGCATACGGATAAGGACGATGATTATAATAAGCTGTTCAGCCGTATCGAAAAATATGAGAATATCAGTGATAATATGGAGTTGGAGATAGCCAATTATCTGAACCAGGTGTCTGACGGGCGTTTGAGTTCGGAGAGTAAGCTTCAGATTCGTGCAATGCTTCGTGAAGTAACTGAAATTGAGAGTATCGGTGATAGCTGTTATAATCTTGCGCGTACTATCAATCGCAAACGCCAGACTAATCAGGACTTCACGGAAAAACAATATGACCATATTCACTTTATGATGAAACTGACGGATGATGCGCTGGCACAGATGATTGTCGTTGTGGAACGTTCCGACCACCAAAGTATTGACGTGAATAAGTCATTCAATATTGAGAATGAAATTAATAACTATCGCAATCAGCTGAAGAATCAGAATATTCTGGATGTGAATAACAAGGAATATGATTATCAGATGGGCGTTTACTATATGGACATTATCGCCGAGTGTGAGAAACTGGGTGATTATGTGGTGAATGTAGTAGAGGCAAGCAGTGATGTAAAAGAAAAGAAAGCGTCTTAG
- the rd gene encoding rubredoxin has product MDKYICTVCDYVYDPELGDPENGIEPGTSFEDLPEDWVCPLCGVGKEEFEKAS; this is encoded by the coding sequence ATGGACAAGTACATTTGCACCGTTTGTGACTACGTTTACGACCCTGAATTGGGCGATCCCGAAAACGGCATCGAGCCGGGAACATCGTTTGAAGACCTTCCTGAAGATTGGGTTTGCCCGCTATGCGGAGTTGGAAAAGAAGAATTTGAGAAAGCGTCCTAA
- a CDS encoding PAS domain-containing sensor histidine kinase, giving the protein MTILILVGMAVLVGVLLLYVFELGRSRRLLLKAGNARKALRGSEELFRSIMQNVHAFILLIDRDFVVTRTNYYDITKARKPEGRLARVGDLLRCNNALSAEGGCGTHELCGSCPIRKKIEETFRAKSSFTDLEAVLDIRDRRGEVSECDAYVSGEYMEIDDKEGMVITVHDITRLKKAEAELNRAREKAENADRSKSAFLANMSHEIRTPLNAIVGFSELLASAGTEEEKTQFLEIVHSNNELLQQLIADILDLSKIEAGTLEFTFSEVDVKQLMFDIEQLFRMRLEDKSAVIQIIRETPSDECIMYTDRNRLQQVISNFMTNAVKFTDEGSITFGYNNCAEGLYFYVKDTGSGIPEDKVNHIFERFVRVEQNKKGTGLGLAICEMIVRKLGGKIGVESEYGKGSTFWFTLPINGRQIKEQGTEIDGKTNL; this is encoded by the coding sequence ATGACGATACTCATTCTGGTCGGTATGGCGGTGCTTGTAGGAGTACTGTTGTTATATGTATTTGAACTCGGTAGAAGTAGACGCCTGCTGCTTAAAGCGGGAAATGCCAGGAAAGCACTACGCGGTTCCGAAGAACTGTTCCGTTCTATTATGCAAAATGTCCATGCTTTTATTCTTTTGATAGACAGGGATTTTGTTGTTACCCGGACGAATTACTATGATATCACCAAAGCCCGTAAGCCGGAAGGCAGACTGGCTCGTGTGGGCGATTTATTGCGTTGTAACAATGCATTGTCTGCCGAAGGCGGTTGCGGAACACATGAACTTTGCGGCAGTTGCCCCATCCGAAAGAAGATCGAGGAAACATTTCGTGCTAAAAGTAGTTTCACGGATTTAGAAGCTGTACTCGATATACGGGATAGGAGAGGCGAAGTATCGGAATGTGATGCGTATGTTTCCGGTGAATACATGGAAATAGACGATAAAGAGGGGATGGTAATTACTGTGCATGATATTACCCGACTGAAGAAAGCAGAGGCGGAATTGAACAGAGCCCGTGAAAAAGCGGAGAATGCAGATCGCTCTAAATCAGCTTTTCTTGCCAATATGAGTCATGAGATACGTACACCGTTGAATGCCATTGTCGGTTTCTCTGAATTGCTGGCTTCTGCCGGTACGGAAGAGGAGAAGACGCAGTTTCTGGAAATAGTGCATTCTAATAACGAGTTGTTGCAGCAGTTGATTGCTGATATTCTTGACCTTTCAAAAATAGAAGCGGGTACATTGGAATTTACATTCTCAGAGGTGGATGTCAAGCAACTGATGTTTGATATAGAACAATTGTTCCGTATGAGACTGGAAGATAAATCTGCTGTTATTCAGATAATCAGGGAAACGCCTTCTGATGAATGTATTATGTATACAGACAGAAACCGTTTGCAACAAGTGATTTCCAATTTTATGACCAATGCTGTGAAGTTTACAGATGAGGGAAGTATTACTTTTGGCTATAATAATTGTGCTGAAGGTCTTTATTTCTATGTGAAGGATACCGGAAGCGGTATCCCGGAGGATAAGGTCAATCATATTTTTGAACGTTTTGTCCGGGTAGAGCAAAATAAAAAAGGTACCGGTCTGGGGCTGGCTATCTGCGAAATGATTGTCCGTAAATTAGGGGGCAAGATTGGTGTGGAATCTGAATATGGTAAAGGATCCACGTTCTGGTTTACCCTCCCGATTAATGGACGCCAGATAAAGGAGCAAGGCACGGAGATTGATGGCAAGACTAACTTATAA
- a CDS encoding calcium-translocating P-type ATPase, PMCA-type encodes MTAMKDDFYHGGLTDDEVRKSREKYGVNLLTPPKRPSLWKLYLEKFEDPVVRVLLVAALFSLIISIVENEYAETIGIIVAILLATGIGFFFEYDANKKFDLLNAVNEETLVKVIRNGRVQEIPRKDVVVGDIIVLETGEEIPADGELLEAISLQVNESNLTGEPVINKTTVEADFDEEATYASNRVLRGTTVVDGHGTMRVLSVGDDTEIGKVARQSTEQSTEPTPLNIQLTKLANLIGKIGFSVAGLAFVIFFIKDVILVYPFSTFHTFADWLPALKATLQYFMMAVTLIVVAVPEGLPMSVTLSLALNMRRMLSTNNLVRKMHACETMGAITVICTDKTGTLTQNLMQVYEPSFYGLKNGGEVGEDDISKLVVEGISANSTAFLEEIAEGEKPRGVGNPTEVALLLWLNSRNRDYLELRENAPVVDQLTFSTERKFMATLVKSPLMGKKVLYVKGAPEIVLGKCKDVILDGKRVDAVEYRSTVEKQLLGYQNMAMRTLGFAFKIIDEDEEPCCAGNTSDGNCQLSIVNCQLVKDLSFLGVVAISDPIRQDVPAAVAKCQSAGIDIKIVTGDTPGTATEIARQIGLWKPEDTERNRITGAAFAELTDEEALDRVMDLKIMSRARPTDKQRLVQLLQQKGAVVAVTGDGTNDAPALNHAQVGLSMGTGTSVAKEASDITLLDDSFNSIGTAVMWGRSLYKNIQRFIVFQLTINFVALLIVLLGSLIGTELPLTVTQMLWVNLIMDTFAALALASIPPSESVMQEKPRSSSDFIISKAMRSYILGVGGAFLIILMGMLYWFNHAESGMTPERLTIFFTFFVMLQFWNLFNARVFGTTDSAFKGISKSYGMELIVLAILVGQFLIVQFGGAVFRTVPLDLVTWVIIIASTSLVLWVGEAIRFIRRLTQK; translated from the coding sequence ATGACTGCGATGAAGGATGATTTTTATCATGGCGGACTTACTGACGATGAAGTAAGAAAAAGCCGCGAAAAGTACGGAGTCAATCTGTTAACGCCCCCCAAGCGTCCCTCCCTGTGGAAGTTATATCTTGAAAAGTTTGAGGATCCTGTTGTCAGGGTGCTTTTAGTGGCTGCGCTATTTTCTTTGATCATCTCGATCGTAGAGAATGAATATGCTGAGACAATCGGTATTATTGTCGCTATATTGCTGGCTACGGGAATCGGTTTCTTCTTTGAATATGACGCCAATAAAAAATTTGATCTGCTGAATGCGGTAAATGAGGAAACTTTGGTGAAAGTTATCCGTAATGGTCGTGTGCAGGAAATTCCTCGGAAAGATGTGGTGGTAGGAGATATTATTGTCCTGGAAACAGGAGAAGAAATACCAGCTGACGGTGAACTGCTGGAAGCCATATCTTTGCAGGTTAATGAATCAAATCTGACCGGTGAACCCGTTATAAATAAAACGACTGTAGAAGCGGATTTTGATGAAGAAGCTACGTATGCTTCCAATCGTGTGCTGCGTGGTACTACCGTTGTGGACGGTCATGGGACAATGCGAGTGCTCAGTGTGGGCGATGATACGGAAATCGGAAAAGTGGCCCGACAAAGTACGGAACAGAGTACGGAACCTACTCCCCTGAACATACAGCTTACCAAACTTGCCAATCTGATTGGTAAGATCGGCTTCTCGGTGGCCGGACTGGCATTTGTCATTTTCTTTATTAAAGATGTAATACTGGTATATCCCTTTTCAACCTTCCACACTTTTGCAGACTGGCTTCCGGCATTGAAAGCTACCCTGCAATATTTTATGATGGCAGTAACCCTGATTGTGGTTGCAGTGCCCGAAGGGTTGCCGATGAGTGTGACACTCAGTCTGGCATTGAATATGCGCCGTATGCTTTCTACCAATAATCTGGTTCGCAAAATGCATGCTTGCGAGACGATGGGGGCAATTACAGTGATTTGTACGGATAAGACGGGTACATTGACTCAGAATCTGATGCAAGTTTATGAGCCGAGCTTCTATGGTTTGAAAAATGGCGGAGAAGTCGGTGAAGATGATATCAGCAAACTGGTGGTAGAAGGTATCAGTGCCAATTCTACTGCTTTTCTGGAAGAAATAGCCGAAGGTGAAAAACCGAGAGGAGTCGGAAACCCGACAGAGGTAGCCTTGCTCTTATGGTTGAATAGCAGGAATCGGGATTATCTGGAATTACGTGAGAATGCTCCGGTTGTGGATCAGTTGACTTTCTCTACAGAACGTAAATTCATGGCGACTTTGGTGAAGTCTCCTTTGATGGGTAAGAAGGTATTGTACGTGAAAGGTGCTCCTGAAATTGTTTTAGGCAAATGTAAGGATGTTATTCTGGACGGCAAACGGGTAGATGCGGTAGAGTATCGCTCTACGGTAGAAAAACAATTGCTGGGTTATCAGAATATGGCGATGCGTACTCTTGGTTTTGCTTTCAAGATAATCGATGAGGACGAAGAACCGTGTTGTGCGGGCAACACCTCGGACGGTAATTGTCAATTGTCAATTGTCAATTGTCAATTAGTAAAAGATTTGTCATTCCTGGGTGTGGTTGCTATCAGTGACCCTATCCGTCAGGATGTGCCTGCGGCAGTTGCGAAATGCCAGTCGGCCGGTATTGATATCAAGATTGTTACGGGAGATACACCGGGTACGGCTACGGAAATTGCACGCCAGATTGGTTTGTGGAAACCGGAAGATACGGAACGTAACCGGATAACAGGGGCTGCTTTTGCGGAACTGACAGATGAAGAAGCATTGGACCGTGTGATGGACCTGAAAATTATGTCGCGTGCACGTCCTACAGACAAGCAACGTTTGGTGCAGTTGTTACAACAAAAAGGTGCAGTGGTAGCCGTAACGGGAGACGGTACAAATGATGCTCCTGCACTGAATCATGCACAGGTGGGGCTTTCTATGGGTACGGGAACGTCTGTGGCCAAGGAAGCCAGTGACATAACCTTGCTTGACGATTCCTTCAATAGTATCGGTACTGCTGTGATGTGGGGACGCTCGCTATACAAGAATATCCAGCGCTTCATTGTTTTCCAGTTGACTATCAATTTTGTGGCTTTGCTTATCGTTTTGCTTGGTTCGTTGATAGGTACGGAATTACCGCTGACTGTAACTCAAATGTTGTGGGTAAATCTTATTATGGATACTTTTGCTGCTTTGGCTCTGGCTTCTATTCCGCCCAGCGAGAGTGTTATGCAAGAGAAACCGCGCAGTAGCAGTGACTTTATTATTTCGAAAGCTATGCGCTCCTATATTTTAGGTGTAGGTGGTGCTTTCCTGATTATACTAATGGGAATGTTGTACTGGTTTAATCATGCCGAGAGCGGTATGACACCAGAACGTTTGACCATATTCTTCACATTCTTCGTGATGCTGCAATTCTGGAACCTTTTCAATGCACGTGTGTTTGGTACTACAGACTCCGCTTTCAAAGGGATTTCCAAATCGTATGGTATGGAACTGATAGTGCTTGCTATTTTAGTAGGACAGTTCCTTATAGTACAGTTCGGTGGTGCTGTATTCCGTACTGTGCCTCTTGATTTAGTCACTTGGGTGATTATTATTGCTTCCACTTCACTGGTATTGTGGGTGGGTGAGGCGATACGTTTCATCCGACGTTTAACTCAGAAATAA
- a CDS encoding HAD family hydrolase — MKEKGIKNLIIDFGGVLIDLDRQRCIENFAKLGMPNVEAMLDVCHQQGFFLQHEKGLITSVEFRNAIREQIGKVVTDARIDAAWNSFLGGIPTYKLDLLLKLREKYVVYLLSNTNEIHWKWSCKHAFHYKAFRVEDYFERIFLSYEMKMVKPDVAIFEKLLEETGIDPKETFFIDDSTENCRVAETLGISTYTPKACEDWSHLFK, encoded by the coding sequence ATGAAAGAAAAAGGAATTAAAAACCTTATTATCGATTTTGGTGGCGTATTGATTGACTTGGACCGCCAGCGTTGTATTGAGAATTTTGCAAAGTTAGGCATGCCCAATGTAGAGGCTATGCTTGATGTCTGTCATCAGCAGGGTTTCTTCTTGCAGCATGAAAAAGGACTGATTACCAGTGTGGAGTTTCGGAATGCGATCCGTGAACAGATAGGGAAGGTAGTGACCGATGCCCGTATAGATGCTGCTTGGAATAGTTTTCTGGGAGGTATTCCTACCTATAAGCTGGATTTGTTGTTGAAACTGCGTGAGAAATATGTGGTCTATTTATTGAGCAACACCAATGAAATTCACTGGAAATGGTCCTGCAAGCATGCTTTTCATTACAAGGCTTTCCGGGTAGAAGATTATTTTGAGAGAATTTTCCTTTCTTATGAAATGAAGATGGTGAAACCGGACGTTGCCATTTTTGAGAAGCTGTTGGAGGAAACAGGCATAGATCCGAAAGAAACTTTCTTTATAGATGATTCTACTGAGAATTGTCGTGTGGCGGAAACATTGGGTATTTCTACTTATACGCCGAAAGCATGTGAAGACTGGAGTCATCTGTTTAAGTAA
- a CDS encoding bifunctional riboflavin kinase/FAD synthetase yields MQLLRNIPEVLPQPCVATIGFFDGVHRGHRYLIEQVREVAAAHGFASGVVTFPVHPRKVVQPEYHPELLTTYEEKVSLLAETGLDYCMMLDFTPEVAILSAKEFMLFLYNHYNIRALVIGYDHRFGHNRSEGFDDYVRYGQELGIEVILAHAYIDKDVAVSSSVIRQLLSEGNVSDAASCLGYDYFLNGMVVSGYRVGRKIGFPTANLRVDDSDKLVPSDGVYAVRVTVAGQSYGGMLSIGYRPTMANGTDRSIEVNIFNFHSDIYEQYICLSFVRYLRSELKFDSIDELIAQLHKDKEIASRYL; encoded by the coding sequence GTGCAGTTGCTTCGTAACATACCGGAAGTGCTTCCTCAGCCTTGTGTTGCTACCATAGGCTTTTTCGATGGAGTACATCGAGGACATCGGTACCTGATTGAACAGGTGCGCGAAGTAGCTGCTGCACACGGTTTTGCTTCGGGGGTGGTGACTTTTCCTGTGCATCCGCGCAAGGTGGTACAGCCGGAGTATCACCCTGAATTACTGACCACTTATGAAGAAAAGGTTTCTTTGCTCGCTGAAACCGGCCTGGACTATTGCATGATGCTTGACTTTACTCCTGAAGTTGCCATTCTTTCAGCAAAGGAGTTTATGTTGTTCCTCTACAATCATTATAATATACGTGCCCTTGTTATAGGATACGATCATCGTTTTGGCCATAACCGTAGTGAAGGTTTTGATGACTATGTACGCTATGGGCAGGAGTTGGGGATAGAAGTTATTCTTGCACATGCATATATAGATAAGGATGTTGCAGTAAGCTCTTCCGTTATCCGGCAATTGCTGTCGGAAGGTAACGTCTCGGATGCTGCTTCTTGCCTGGGATATGATTATTTCTTGAATGGCATGGTAGTAAGTGGTTATCGTGTCGGTCGTAAAATAGGTTTTCCTACTGCAAATCTTCGAGTGGATGATTCGGATAAGTTAGTTCCTTCTGATGGGGTATATGCAGTGCGCGTTACCGTAGCAGGTCAGAGTTATGGCGGTATGCTCAGTATTGGTTATCGTCCTACAATGGCTAACGGTACTGACCGTAGCATCGAAGTGAATATATTTAATTTCCATTCAGATATTTACGAGCAATATATCTGCCTTTCTTTTGTCCGCTATCTCCGTTCTGAGTTGAAATTTGATTCCATAGATGAACTGATTGCCCAGCTTCATAAAGATAAAGAAATAGCTTCCCGTTATCTTTAA
- a CDS encoding CPBP family glutamic-type intramembrane protease produces the protein MKTAIKLALIYLAMQILGALAVGPFTMIYAYVKYGTVDRASEFALAPTLLAGFVFMLIYLWQKGYLTGDKRLYSPVSVSYLSWSAMMGISMIYLIDFLMSHLTFLPDWLSDTFDLLQSGWLGIICVAILGPILEELLFRGAITKVLLKKYNPVVAILISGLIFGIFHMNPAQVVGATLIGFILAWIYYKTHSLIPCILIHIMNNSLSVYLALKFPDVEYSSELIGEKAYLTGLVIAFFLFILSWRMMNTYKLSNTTTEI, from the coding sequence ATGAAAACTGCAATAAAACTGGCTCTTATTTACTTGGCGATGCAAATTCTCGGGGCATTGGCAGTGGGGCCATTCACTATGATCTATGCGTATGTAAAATACGGTACTGTAGACAGAGCAAGCGAATTTGCCTTGGCTCCCACTCTGCTGGCAGGATTTGTTTTTATGCTGATTTATTTGTGGCAAAAAGGCTACTTGACGGGAGATAAGAGATTATACTCTCCAGTGTCTGTATCTTATTTATCCTGGAGCGCTATGATGGGAATTTCCATGATTTATCTGATTGACTTTTTAATGTCTCATCTCACCTTTTTGCCTGACTGGTTGAGCGATACTTTTGATTTATTGCAATCCGGTTGGTTAGGAATTATTTGTGTAGCTATATTGGGACCCATTTTGGAGGAGTTACTGTTTCGTGGAGCAATCACTAAAGTTCTTTTGAAGAAGTATAATCCGGTAGTAGCTATCTTAATATCCGGTCTGATATTCGGTATCTTTCATATGAATCCGGCACAAGTGGTAGGAGCTACGCTGATCGGTTTTATTCTTGCATGGATCTATTATAAGACACATAGTCTGATACCTTGTATTTTGATTCACATCATGAACAACAGCCTTTCTGTTTATCTCGCTCTTAAATTCCCGGATGTAGAATATAGCAGTGAATTAATTGGAGAAAAAGCTTATCTGACAGGTCTCGTAATTGCTTTCTTTTTGTTTATATTGTCCTGGAGAATGATGAATACCTATAAATTATCTAATACAACTACTGAAATATGA
- a CDS encoding DUF2975 domain-containing protein — protein MKRRLNILCVIVLLVLGYSVLETTYYVGLGIKTGIEKGFDSKIDAKAKEEISNVQVVQLIPKDLGGDILIDSVYNEKTGEYVPAAYGQMIVSVNTQPSVLSRTVSFLILIVNYVAIVWAVVLFIRLIVSINKSDIFNWKNVRRLRRLGVLLIIGFVCTFLLAFLSFHDVEKVFSVTGYSLSMADMVHITSLVLGISALIVAEVFAIGLKMKEEQELTI, from the coding sequence ATGAAAAGGAGATTGAATATTCTTTGCGTGATCGTATTGCTCGTGCTGGGTTATTCGGTTTTAGAAACTACTTATTATGTCGGTTTGGGAATTAAGACCGGGATTGAGAAAGGCTTTGACTCTAAGATTGATGCGAAGGCTAAAGAAGAGATCAGCAATGTGCAAGTAGTGCAACTGATACCAAAAGATTTAGGCGGAGATATCTTGATTGATTCTGTTTATAATGAAAAAACCGGTGAATATGTACCTGCTGCTTACGGGCAAATGATAGTCAGTGTGAATACACAACCCAGTGTCTTATCAAGGACTGTTTCTTTCCTGATTCTTATTGTAAACTATGTTGCCATTGTCTGGGCTGTAGTACTTTTTATTCGCCTTATTGTGTCGATCAATAAATCCGATATATTCAATTGGAAGAATGTCCGGCGTCTCAGACGTTTAGGAGTGCTGCTTATTATTGGTTTTGTATGTACCTTCCTTCTTGCGTTTCTGAGTTTTCATGATGTGGAAAAAGTCTTTTCAGTGACAGGTTATTCATTGAGCATGGCGGATATGGTGCATATTACTTCACTGGTATTGGGGATTTCGGCCCTGATTGTGGCAGAAGTGTTCGCTATCGGACTGAAGATGAAAGAAGAACAGGAGTTGACGATTTAA
- a CDS encoding DUF2975 domain-containing protein has protein sequence MKKFRILGILAILVIVGDFAISFTAGWQEERDSFLAGSKSARAETPALYTPEGIPVEVRPLETTILDSLRNSKMNENLPYKIDKVSVAIVPSTWSSIVFCFGVFAALAILAGIYCLIRVLISISKRNVFTHDNVVRMRVFTYSLLAFSVLNALMEWLNYIEVVKQVSLPGYEIKGFSMSEDWVSLVVIVLFTEIFAVGVKMKEEQDLTI, from the coding sequence ATGAAGAAATTTAGAATATTGGGGATATTAGCGATACTGGTGATTGTAGGAGATTTTGCCATTTCTTTTACTGCCGGTTGGCAAGAAGAACGTGACAGTTTTTTGGCGGGAAGTAAAAGTGCCCGTGCGGAAACACCGGCCTTATACACGCCTGAAGGTATCCCTGTGGAGGTACGGCCTCTGGAAACAACAATATTGGATTCATTGCGTAATAGTAAAATGAATGAAAACCTTCCTTACAAAATAGATAAAGTAAGTGTAGCTATTGTTCCGTCGACCTGGAGTAGTATTGTGTTTTGTTTTGGTGTGTTTGCGGCTTTGGCTATTCTCGCCGGAATTTATTGCCTGATACGGGTTCTAATTTCCATATCGAAGCGTAATGTGTTTACTCATGACAATGTGGTGAGAATGCGTGTATTCACTTATTCTTTATTAGCCTTTAGCGTCTTGAATGCGTTGATGGAATGGCTGAATTATATTGAAGTGGTGAAACAAGTGAGTCTGCCCGGATATGAAATAAAGGGTTTCAGCATGTCCGAAGATTGGGTATCATTGGTGGTCATTGTACTCTTTACCGAGATATTTGCCGTAGGTGTGAAAATGAAGGAAGAACAGGATCTGACTATTTAA
- a CDS encoding helix-turn-helix domain-containing protein: protein MIIVNLDIMMARRKISLGELAEKVDITPANLSILKTGKAKAIRFSTLEAICKILDCQPGDILEYQEGDE, encoded by the coding sequence ATGATTATAGTAAACCTTGATATAATGATGGCTCGACGAAAGATATCTTTAGGAGAGCTGGCCGAAAAGGTGGATATTACACCTGCCAATTTATCTATTTTGAAAACGGGAAAGGCAAAAGCTATCCGTTTCTCTACACTGGAGGCCATTTGCAAAATTTTGGATTGCCAGCCGGGAGATATTCTGGAGTATCAGGAAGGAGACGAATAA
- a CDS encoding 6-bladed beta-propeller: MPLYCFPSFFIPAKAGIRKKIKIDAKGTGPGEYTDVNTFVINEQSRELIIYDNHKQSLLFYNADNGIFFKTQKLVKPDPTAMASLGGVYYYDNRYHSNYPNNTDLYYSLLVSKNAMTMDRHYFPHNDAESSYRFRPTRQPFCYNDSVLYYCRNFDNVIYELDPDSLKALYKIMLPDPLPFSKIENKINGWELVKSKYSLGLESIYKCNNLLYFQFSKDGFLQSALYDLIQEKQIYCGKRLTDKVGKSVPIFQLIDGVYKGQFWGVLTPETIGYALSKEPKDYPDIFRKYDPDTDNPIIAFYNVVQ, from the coding sequence ATGCCGTTATATTGTTTTCCTTCTTTCTTTATTCCTGCCAAAGCAGGAATAAGAAAGAAGATTAAAATAGATGCCAAGGGAACAGGACCAGGTGAGTATACGGATGTTAATACATTTGTTATTAATGAACAAAGCAGGGAGTTAATTATTTATGATAATCATAAGCAATCTCTTTTGTTTTATAATGCGGATAATGGAATATTTTTCAAGACACAAAAGCTCGTTAAGCCTGATCCTACAGCAATGGCTTCGTTGGGAGGAGTCTATTATTATGATAATAGGTATCATAGTAACTATCCGAATAACACAGATCTATATTATTCCTTATTAGTCTCAAAAAATGCTATGACTATGGATCGGCACTATTTTCCACACAATGATGCTGAATCTTCTTATCGCTTTAGACCCACGAGGCAACCATTCTGTTATAATGATTCAGTATTGTATTATTGCAGAAATTTTGATAACGTAATTTACGAATTGGATCCAGATAGCTTAAAAGCTCTATATAAAATAATGTTGCCGGATCCTTTGCCATTTTCTAAAATAGAAAATAAGATAAATGGATGGGAATTGGTAAAGTCAAAATATTCTCTGGGATTAGAAAGTATATACAAATGTAATAATCTTCTTTATTTCCAATTTTCAAAAGATGGCTTTCTTCAATCTGCTCTATATGATTTAATCCAAGAGAAACAGATATATTGTGGTAAAAGACTGACTGATAAAGTTGGTAAATCAGTTCCTATCTTTCAATTAATTGATGGAGTTTATAAAGGACAATTCTGGGGTGTTTTAACCCCGGAAACTATAGGATATGCTTTGTCTAAAGAACCCAAAGATTATCCTGATATATTTCGTAAATATGATCCTGATACTGATAATCCAATTATTGCGTTTTATAACGTTGTCCAATGA